GAGATAACTGTAAGTGAGCCCCGACTCAACCGAGAGCTTGTCGGATATCTGCTTGGAGAGGGTAAGTCCGAAGGAGAGTGGTTGGTCGTGTTCCATCTCGGAGAAATTATCGGATGCCAGTGTGCCGGCCAGCATCTGCTTGCCTCCCTCTGCATAATGATTGTCAGTGGGTATGGAGGCACTGCGAAGCGTCATCGGAGTGTTAACGCTCTGCTTGAAGGAGGAGAGACCTCCTTTGCCGCTCAAACCCACTATCAAAGGCTCATCACCGGAGCTATAACCGGCGTATTCCGCAAATAGCTGATCATCATTCCCCGACACAGTGATCAACTCTTCACCCTTTGTGTCAATCTGTCCGGCTCTTTCAACTGCTGATCGCCTAAGAAGTGAACGCAAGGATGTCCAATTTCCCGTCAGCTGCCGATTGGCACCAATACCTTCCTGTTCCATCCATCGGGTCAACATTGCTGCAGAACTGTTCCTTCCCACCAGCAACTCATCTCTTTGACTGCGACCAGCGAAGGTTAATCTTGCTGAAGCTCTTGTTGGAGAGACAAATGTCTGCTGTACCTCCGCAACAGTTGATTCTGCTGTTGCCGGTTGCTCAGGAGCATAACGGCTCTCGGGCTGTGGACTGTTGCTTTCGGTGACCATCGTCTCAGGCACGGTCATCGGATCACGGAGAAAGAAGATTGAACCCACCAGCAGGAGCAGCAATGCAGCAGCCGT
This genomic window from Dysgonomonadaceae bacterium zrk40 contains:
- a CDS encoding outer membrane beta-barrel protein is translated as MNRDNDIRRAFQAKFDGYQPPLAADGWEHIEHSLNQAGAYRSVIRRRWYAGTAAALLLLLVGSIFFLRDPMTVPETMVTESNSPQPESRYAPEQPATAESTVAEVQQTFVSPTRASARLTFAGRSQRDELLVGRNSSAAMLTRWMEQEGIGANRQLTGNWTSLRSLLRRSAVERAGQIDTKGEELITVSGNDDQLFAEYAGYSSGDEPLIVGLSGKGGLSSFKQSVNTPMTLRSASIPTDNHYAEGGKQMLAGTLASDNFSEMEHDQPLSFGLTLSKQISDKLSVESGLTYSYLSSRVRNANANFRVEETQKIHYLGIPLNLNYTLFTFNNFNIYASLGGMLEKDIYGEYRKLGVGESADFNSTAQEEEVTKISQRNPQLSVNAGVGISYPLIQNLRVYGKAGGAYYFDAGNQYKTIYSDRKIVMDLNIGFRYEF